A genomic segment from Glycine max cultivar Williams 82 chromosome 1, Glycine_max_v4.0, whole genome shotgun sequence encodes:
- the PIP1-3 gene encoding aquaporin PIP1-3, which translates to MEREEDVKVGAQKFSERQALGTGAKSDKDYKEAPPAPLFEPGELKSWSFYRAGIAEFVATFLFLYITVLTVMGVNRAPNKCSSVGIQGIAWAFGGMIFALVYCTAGISGGHINPAVTFGLFLARKLSLTRAVFYIVMQCLGAICGAGVVKGFEGNARYELFKGGANFVSHGYTKGDGLGAEIVGTFILVYTVFSATDAKRNARDSHVPILAPLPIGFAVFLVHLATIPITGTGINPARSLGAAIIYNRDHAWDDHWIFWVGPFIGAALAAVYHQIVIRAIPFKTRG; encoded by the exons ATGGAGAGGGAGGAAGATGTTAAGGTTGGAGCACAGAAATTCTCGGAGAGGCAAGCACTGGGTACAGGAGCTAAGAGTGACAAGGACTACAAGGAGGCACCACCAGCACCCTTGTTTGAGCCAGGGGAGTTAAAGTCATGGTCTTTTTACAGAGCTGGGATCGCAGAGTTTGTGGCCACATTCTTGTTCCTCTACATCACTGTCTTGACTGTCATGGGTGTCAACAGGGCACCCAACAAGTGCTCTTCTGTTGGCATTCAAGGAATTGCATGGGCTTTTGGTGGCATGATCTTTGCCCTTGTCTACTGCACTGCTGGAATATCAG GTGGGCACATAAATCCGGCAGTGACGTTCGGTTTGTTTCTGGCTAGGAAGCTGTCCCTGACGAGAGCCGTGTTCTACATTGTGATGCAGTGTCTTGGAGCTATCTGTGGTGCTGGTGTGGTCAAGGGGTTTGAGGGGAATGCAAGGTATGAGTTGTTCAAAGGTGGAGCGAATTTTGTGAGCCATGGATACACCAAGGGTGATGGCCTTGGAGCTGAGATTGTTGGCACCTTTATTCTTGTTTACACCGTCTTCTCCGCCACTGATGCCAAGAGAAACGCTAGAGACTCTCACGTTCCG ATTTTGGCCCCTCTTCCAATCGGGTTTGCTGTGTTTTTGGTCCACTTGGCTACCATTCCTATCACAGGAACTGGCATTAACCCAGCTAGGAGTCTTGGTGCTGCTATAATATACAACCGAGACCATGCTTGGGATGACCAT TggattttctgggttggacctttCATTGGAGCTGCCCTTGCTGCTGTATATCACCAGATAGTGATCCGAGCAATTCCTTTCAAGACAAGGGGTTAA
- the LOC100777876 gene encoding uncharacterized protein, with the protein MRGANGGDARAVNNTLETINAAATVIASIENRLNQPHPHVQKKSWGSWLNMYWCFGHGNNRKRIGHAVLVTGRTASGTDAAATVNSTQAPIIPFHFSAPPSSPASFLHSEPPSVAQSPCGPFSIFAIGPYAHETQLVSPPVFSTFTTEPSTAPFTPPPESVHLTTPSSPEVPFAQLLDPNTKNSETYQRFQISQYDFHSYQLHPGSPVGQLISPRSAFSPSGTSSPFPDTDFNSRGSLLLDFQIGDPTKLLNFDKPSTNENHKSHQGSGSLTPDSIRSTTQAGFLPSHWVSDIIMSPRPRKNHPNEISVNHRVSIEVSAQEVLKCVENKAVALSKLKTDAPGEDKKDNSIEVLVSETPNDAPQQTADNGDVERAHHKDECIIFSAAKEFNFDNAEGGDSPAPNIVADWWANEKVASKEGGSSNNWSFFPMI; encoded by the coding sequence AAGAAAAGCTGGGGAAGCTGGTTGAACATGTATTGGTGTTTTGGACATGGCAATAACCGAAAGCGCATCGGACATGCAGTCCTTGTTACCGGAAGAACAGCTTCTGGCACAGATGCTGCTGCAACAGTAAATTCAACACAAGCACCTATTATCCCATTCCACTTTTCTGCACCTCCCTCATCTCCTGCATCTTTCCTTCACTCGGAACCTCCTTCAGTTGCACAATCCCCATGTGGTCCTTTCTCTATCTTTGCCATTGGACCTTATGCACACGAAACACAATTAGTTTCGCCACCTGTTTTCTCAACATTCACCACAGAACCATCAACTGCTCCTTTCACTCCCCCTCCTGAGTCTGTCCACTTGACTACACCTTCTTCACCCGAAGTGCCATTTGCTCAACTGCTTGACCCCAACACCAAAAATAGTGAGACCTATCAGAGGTTCCAAATTTCTCAGTATGATTTCCACTCCTATCAGCTTCATCCTGGAAGCCCGGTTGGTCAACTCATTTCACCAAGATCTGCTTTCTCACCTTCTGGCACATCATCTCCTTTCCCTGACACTGACTTTAACTCTCGTGGCTCCCTCCTCCTTGACTTTCAAATAGGTGACCCTAccaagcttctaaactttgatAAACCGTCTACTAATGAAAACCACAAGTCACATCAAGGTTCTGGCTCTCTAACCCCTGATTCTATAAGATCCACAACTCAAGCTGGTTTTCTTCCAAGTCACTGGGTTTCTGATATCATAATGTCCCCACGTCCAAGAAAAAATCACCCGAATGAGATTAGTGTAAACCATAGGGTCTCTATTGAAGTGTCTGCCCAAGAAGTATTAAAATGTGTGGAAAACAAGGCAGTGGCActttcaaaactcaaaactgATGCACCAggagaagataaaaaagataattcaaTAGAAGTCCTTGTCTCTGAAACTCCCAATGATGCACCACAACAGACTGCGGACAATGGAGATGTGGAAAGGGCTCATCATAAGGATGAATGTATAATATTTTCTGCTGCTAAAGAATTCAACTTTGATAATGCAGAAGGAGGGGATTCTCCTGCTCCTAATATAGTTGCTGACTGGTGGGCTAATGAGAAAGTTGCAAGCAAGGAAGGAGGATCGTCCAATAATTGGTCTTTCTTCCCAATGATTTGA
- the LOC100777350 gene encoding mitogen-activated protein kinase kinase kinase YODA isoform X2 — protein sequence MSSWWKKSSSKDVKRKEKRKSIIDTIQRKLNRSRGSRRHHSHTISEKGTTFLVPTTSPSPSTHVSRLQSFAERPLAQPLPLPGTHRLSTNRANSGTSVTSKPESTRGSKSSLYFPLPKPGCVFNGGEPTDAEEDIGTASISSGSSIDSDDQCDSHFLSPLASDSENGNRATVHSTVSGVHKDQPPITIPKNSRVSSKPAPQLCNHQILSNTPKGASLHMPNPQIACSGGLWSAPDSSMSSPSRSPLRTFGSEQVLNSGFCTGKPYPDLASGHCSSPGSGHNSVGGDLTVQIFCPQNRCSPECSPIPSPGMKSPGFSSRIHSSAVSPLHPCAGSATLESPTRRPDDVKQQTHRLPLPPITIPNYCPFSPTYSATTTPSAPRSPSIAENLTSPGSRWKKGQLLGRGTFGHVYLGFNSESGEMCAMKEVTLFSDDAKSRESAQQLGQVDDKLYIYLEYVSGGSIYKLLQQYGQLSEIVIRNYTRQILLGLAYLHAKNTVHRDIKAANILVDPNGRVKLADFGMAKHISGQSCPLSFKGSPYWMAPEVIKNSNGCNLAVDIWSLGSTVFEMATTKPPWSQYEGVAAMFKIGNSKDLPAMPDHLSEDGKDFIRQCLQRNPVHRPSAAQLLLHPFVKKATLGRPILSADPSEAKPDFVNAMRSLAIGPAKHNLALVSEAAGTYLSRSSRTGSGSSEAHTPRNISCPVSPPAGSPLLPPRLLHVTGRLSPSPISSPHTASGSSTPLTGGIGAVPFHLTKQPIFSHEGINVIQRPQNALNSNGSTAYQEPNCDPLWRILKSTFACPDIVSSNNDALGNHNRRVGQGLPREFYDGKSYLADGVSQQLLNDHVRKFHS from the exons ATGTCATCATGGTGGAAAAAGTCTTCATCCAAAGAtgtaaaaaggaaagaaaaaaggaaaagtattATTGATACAATACAAAGGAAATTAAATAGATCAAGAGGGTCTAGGAGACATCATAGTCACACTATCTCAGAGAAGGGAACCACATTCCTTGTGCCTACAACATCACCATCACCCTCAACACATGTCTCCCGCCTACAAAGTTTTGCAGAAAGACCTCTTGCTCAGCCACTCCCACTCCCAGGGACGCATCGCCTCTCCACCAATCGTGCAAATTCTGGAACTAGTGTAACATCAAAACCAGAAAGCACCAGGGGCTCAAAATCATCTCTATATTTCCCCTTACCGAAACCTGGTTGTGTTTTTAACGGGGGAGAACCTACAGATGCTGAGGAAGATATTGGCACTGCATCAATTTCTAGCGGCAGCTCTATTGATAGTGATGACCAATGTGACTCACATTTTCTTAGTCCTCTGGCATCTGACTCTGAAAATGGAAACCGAGCTACCGTTCACAGTACTGTCAG TGGGGTTCACAAGGATCAGCCGCCCATTACCATCCCAAAAAACTCAAGGGTATCCTCAAAACCAGCTCCTCAACTGTGCAATCATCAAATTTTATCTAACACACCCAAAGGGGCTTCTTTGCATATGCCGAATCCACAAATAGCTTGTTCAGGTGGTTTATGGAGTGCTCCAGACAGTTCAATGTCAAGTCCTTCTAGAAGTCCACTGAGAACGTTTGGTTCCGAGCAAGTTTTGAACTCTGGATTCTGTACAGGAAAGCCATATCCAGATTTAGCTTCTGGACACTGCTCTAGTCCAGGTTCAGGCCATAATTCAGTTGGTGGGGATCTGACAGTGCAGATATTCTGCCCACAGAACAGGTGTAGCCCTGAGTGTTCTCCAATACCCAGTCCCGGAATGAAAAGTCCCGGTTTCAGTTCCAGGATACACAGCAGTGCTGTCTCCCCTCTTCATCCATGTGCTGGAAGTGCTACATTAGAATCGCCCACAAGACGCCCTGATGATGTGAAACAACAGACTCACCGATTACCTCTTCCTCCAATAACAATCCCTAATTATTGTCCATTTTCTCCAACATATTCTGCAACTACTACTCCTTCAGCACCTCGTAGTCCCAGCATAGCAGAAAATCTAACAAGCCCTGGCTCACGCTGGAAAAAGGGACAACTGCTTGGAAGGGGGACATTTGGGCATGTATATCTTGGTTTTAACAG TGAAAGTGGTGAGATGTGTGCAATGAAGGAGGTAACTCTTTTTTCAGATGATGCTAAATCAAGGGAAAGTGCTCAACAACTTGGCCAA GTAGATGACAAACTTTATATATACTTGGAGTATGTCTCTGGTGGGTCAATCTATAAGTTGCTTCAACAGTATGGCCAGCTTAGTGAAATTGTTATTCGTAATTATACTCGGCAAATTCTGTTAGGTCTTGCTTATTTACATGCTAAGAACACTGTTCATAG AGACATTAAAGCAGCAAACATATTGGTGGATCCTAATGGGAGGGTAAAATTGGCAGATTTTGGCATGGCAAAGCAT ATAAGTGGGCAATCCTGTCCATTATCTTTCAAAGGAAGTCCTTACTGGATGGCACCTGAG gtgataaaaaattcaaatggttgtaATCTTGCTGTTGATATATGGAGCCTTGGCTCTACCGTTTTTGAGATGGCTACTACAAAACCTCCTTGGAGCCAATACGAAGGG GTTGCGGCTATGTTTAAGATTGGAAACAGCAAGGACCTTCCTGCAATGCCAGATCATCTATCAGAAGATGGAAAAGATTTTATCAGGCAATGCTTGCAAAGGAATCCAGTGCATCGTCCCTCTGCTGCTCAACTTCTGCTGCATCCATTTGTTAAAAAAGCCACACTGGGAAGACCTATTCTGTCTGCTGATCCTTCAGAAGCAAAACCTGATTTTGTGAATGCTATGAGATCTCTG GCCATTGGACCTGCAAAACATaatttagccttagtttcagaAGCAGCTGGTACATATCTGTCTAGAAGCTCGAGAACTGGCTCAGGATCAag TGAAGCCCATACACCAAGGAACATTTCATGTCCTGTGTCCCCTCCTGCTGGGAGCCCACTTTTGCCTCCTAGGTTACTGCATGTGACTGGACGGCTGTCTCCATCTCCCATATCTAGTCCTCACACTGCATCAGGCTCATCTACACCACTCACTGGTGGCATTGGTGCAGTCCCTTTTCATCTAACAAAGCAGCCAATATTCTCACATGAAGGTATCAATGTGATACAAAGACCTCAAAATGCTCTTAATTCAAATGGAAGCACTGCTTATCAGGAGCCAAATTGTGACCCACTTTGGAGGATTCTGAAAAGCACTTTTGCTTGCCCGGATATAGTTTCATCCAACAATGATGCTCTTGGAAACCATAATAGGAGGGTTGGCCAGGGACTCCCAAGAGAATTTTACGATGGGAAGTCATATTTAGCGGATGGTGTATCGCAGCAGCTGTTAAATGATCATGTAAGAAAATTTCATTCCTAG
- the LOC100777350 gene encoding mitogen-activated protein kinase kinase kinase YODA isoform X1, translating to MSSWWKKSSSKDVKRKEKRKSIIDTIQRKLNRSRGSRRHHSHTISEKGTTFLVPTTSPSPSTHVSRLQSFAERPLAQPLPLPGTHRLSTNRANSGTSVTSKPESTRGSKSSLYFPLPKPGCVFNGGEPTDAEEDIGTASISSGSSIDSDDQCDSHFLSPLASDSENGNRATVHSTVSGVHKDQPPITIPKNSRVSSKPAPQLCNHQILSNTPKGASLHMPNPQIACSGGLWSAPDSSMSSPSRSPLRTFGSEQVLNSGFCTGKPYPDLASGHCSSPGSGHNSVGGDLTVQIFCPQNRCSPECSPIPSPGMKSPGFSSRIHSSAVSPLHPCAGSATLESPTRRPDDVKQQTHRLPLPPITIPNYCPFSPTYSATTTPSAPRSPSIAENLTSPGSRWKKGQLLGRGTFGHVYLGFNSESGEMCAMKEVTLFSDDAKSRESAQQLGQEIALLSHLRHPNIVQYYGSETVDDKLYIYLEYVSGGSIYKLLQQYGQLSEIVIRNYTRQILLGLAYLHAKNTVHRDIKAANILVDPNGRVKLADFGMAKHISGQSCPLSFKGSPYWMAPEVIKNSNGCNLAVDIWSLGSTVFEMATTKPPWSQYEGVAAMFKIGNSKDLPAMPDHLSEDGKDFIRQCLQRNPVHRPSAAQLLLHPFVKKATLGRPILSADPSEAKPDFVNAMRSLAIGPAKHNLALVSEAAGTYLSRSSRTGSGSSEAHTPRNISCPVSPPAGSPLLPPRLLHVTGRLSPSPISSPHTASGSSTPLTGGIGAVPFHLTKQPIFSHEGINVIQRPQNALNSNGSTAYQEPNCDPLWRILKSTFACPDIVSSNNDALGNHNRRVGQGLPREFYDGKSYLADGVSQQLLNDHVRKFHS from the exons ATGTCATCATGGTGGAAAAAGTCTTCATCCAAAGAtgtaaaaaggaaagaaaaaaggaaaagtattATTGATACAATACAAAGGAAATTAAATAGATCAAGAGGGTCTAGGAGACATCATAGTCACACTATCTCAGAGAAGGGAACCACATTCCTTGTGCCTACAACATCACCATCACCCTCAACACATGTCTCCCGCCTACAAAGTTTTGCAGAAAGACCTCTTGCTCAGCCACTCCCACTCCCAGGGACGCATCGCCTCTCCACCAATCGTGCAAATTCTGGAACTAGTGTAACATCAAAACCAGAAAGCACCAGGGGCTCAAAATCATCTCTATATTTCCCCTTACCGAAACCTGGTTGTGTTTTTAACGGGGGAGAACCTACAGATGCTGAGGAAGATATTGGCACTGCATCAATTTCTAGCGGCAGCTCTATTGATAGTGATGACCAATGTGACTCACATTTTCTTAGTCCTCTGGCATCTGACTCTGAAAATGGAAACCGAGCTACCGTTCACAGTACTGTCAG TGGGGTTCACAAGGATCAGCCGCCCATTACCATCCCAAAAAACTCAAGGGTATCCTCAAAACCAGCTCCTCAACTGTGCAATCATCAAATTTTATCTAACACACCCAAAGGGGCTTCTTTGCATATGCCGAATCCACAAATAGCTTGTTCAGGTGGTTTATGGAGTGCTCCAGACAGTTCAATGTCAAGTCCTTCTAGAAGTCCACTGAGAACGTTTGGTTCCGAGCAAGTTTTGAACTCTGGATTCTGTACAGGAAAGCCATATCCAGATTTAGCTTCTGGACACTGCTCTAGTCCAGGTTCAGGCCATAATTCAGTTGGTGGGGATCTGACAGTGCAGATATTCTGCCCACAGAACAGGTGTAGCCCTGAGTGTTCTCCAATACCCAGTCCCGGAATGAAAAGTCCCGGTTTCAGTTCCAGGATACACAGCAGTGCTGTCTCCCCTCTTCATCCATGTGCTGGAAGTGCTACATTAGAATCGCCCACAAGACGCCCTGATGATGTGAAACAACAGACTCACCGATTACCTCTTCCTCCAATAACAATCCCTAATTATTGTCCATTTTCTCCAACATATTCTGCAACTACTACTCCTTCAGCACCTCGTAGTCCCAGCATAGCAGAAAATCTAACAAGCCCTGGCTCACGCTGGAAAAAGGGACAACTGCTTGGAAGGGGGACATTTGGGCATGTATATCTTGGTTTTAACAG TGAAAGTGGTGAGATGTGTGCAATGAAGGAGGTAACTCTTTTTTCAGATGATGCTAAATCAAGGGAAAGTGCTCAACAACTTGGCCAA GAAATTGCATTGCTAAGTCATCTGCGGCATCCAAATATAGTCCAATATTATGGATCTGAGACG GTAGATGACAAACTTTATATATACTTGGAGTATGTCTCTGGTGGGTCAATCTATAAGTTGCTTCAACAGTATGGCCAGCTTAGTGAAATTGTTATTCGTAATTATACTCGGCAAATTCTGTTAGGTCTTGCTTATTTACATGCTAAGAACACTGTTCATAG AGACATTAAAGCAGCAAACATATTGGTGGATCCTAATGGGAGGGTAAAATTGGCAGATTTTGGCATGGCAAAGCAT ATAAGTGGGCAATCCTGTCCATTATCTTTCAAAGGAAGTCCTTACTGGATGGCACCTGAG gtgataaaaaattcaaatggttgtaATCTTGCTGTTGATATATGGAGCCTTGGCTCTACCGTTTTTGAGATGGCTACTACAAAACCTCCTTGGAGCCAATACGAAGGG GTTGCGGCTATGTTTAAGATTGGAAACAGCAAGGACCTTCCTGCAATGCCAGATCATCTATCAGAAGATGGAAAAGATTTTATCAGGCAATGCTTGCAAAGGAATCCAGTGCATCGTCCCTCTGCTGCTCAACTTCTGCTGCATCCATTTGTTAAAAAAGCCACACTGGGAAGACCTATTCTGTCTGCTGATCCTTCAGAAGCAAAACCTGATTTTGTGAATGCTATGAGATCTCTG GCCATTGGACCTGCAAAACATaatttagccttagtttcagaAGCAGCTGGTACATATCTGTCTAGAAGCTCGAGAACTGGCTCAGGATCAag TGAAGCCCATACACCAAGGAACATTTCATGTCCTGTGTCCCCTCCTGCTGGGAGCCCACTTTTGCCTCCTAGGTTACTGCATGTGACTGGACGGCTGTCTCCATCTCCCATATCTAGTCCTCACACTGCATCAGGCTCATCTACACCACTCACTGGTGGCATTGGTGCAGTCCCTTTTCATCTAACAAAGCAGCCAATATTCTCACATGAAGGTATCAATGTGATACAAAGACCTCAAAATGCTCTTAATTCAAATGGAAGCACTGCTTATCAGGAGCCAAATTGTGACCCACTTTGGAGGATTCTGAAAAGCACTTTTGCTTGCCCGGATATAGTTTCATCCAACAATGATGCTCTTGGAAACCATAATAGGAGGGTTGGCCAGGGACTCCCAAGAGAATTTTACGATGGGAAGTCATATTTAGCGGATGGTGTATCGCAGCAGCTGTTAAATGATCATGTAAGAAAATTTCATTCCTAG